A stretch of DNA from Flavobacteriaceae bacterium MAR_2009_75:
TTAGAACCTACCTCGACGAAAGCGTCTTTATCAGGCGAAGGCTTTCTATAAAAAGTACCGATTATCGGCGATTTAATAGTGATGTATTTCGAATCTTCTTCGCCCTTCGCTTCTTGTGTCGATCCCGAAGCGGGCTCTGGAGCAGGGGCAGCTGGCTGAACCGGGCCTTGAGCCATTGGCGCCTGTGCCATAGGTATTTGTTGAACGAAAGTAGTTTCCGGACCGGAATCTGAAGAACCTGTTTTGATGGTAATTTTGATATCTTCCATCTCCAATTTCACCTCACTGGCACCAGATTTCGCTACGAATCTAATAAGGCTTTGAATCTCTTTTATATCCATGAATTTGAGTTTGTTTAGTATTCAGAATTTAATTATAGGCCCATTTAAGGTAAATGGAACCCCATGTAAAGCCTCCGCCGAAAGCGGCGAAAACTAAATTATCACCTTTTTTAAGTTGGCTTTCGAAATCTGCCAACAAAAGGGGTAATGTTCCGGAAGTGGTGTTTCCGTAACGGTGTATATTCATTAAAACTTTTGAATTATCAAGGCCCATTCTGTT
This window harbors:
- a CDS encoding acetyl-CoA carboxylase biotin carboxyl carrier protein gives rise to the protein MDIKEIQSLIRFVAKSGASEVKLEMEDIKITIKTGSSDSGPETTFVQQIPMAQAPMAQGPVQPAAPAPEPASGSTQEAKGEEDSKYITIKSPIIGTFYRKPSPDKDAFVEVGSNIGQGDVLCVIEAMKLFNDIESEVSGKIVKILVEDSSPVEFDQPLFLVDPS